Proteins encoded within one genomic window of Desulfovermiculus halophilus DSM 18834:
- a CDS encoding efflux RND transporter periplasmic adaptor subunit: protein MTIPVRLFPHLILVVLICTMSGCSGQPESESSPRASRPRPVAVMTVAEPDGGQKISYSGQIQAGVQTGLSFEQPGTIREIGVQRGDRVQSGEVLARLDAGDYRRAVADRRAGLEEVQARLEEARSSYERVKSLFETRNVSRRELDQIWARLTALEAREEAARNALEQAEQDLADCVLRAPLAGRVAEVPAEIHQTVQAGQPVVIVNSGDAAEVSISVPEGVISEIAAGDRAEVRLDALPDKVFAARVSELGVQAGALSAYPVVLVLEEDDERIRAGMAAQVALQAEGRRQRIRVPAQAVAGEAGGSRYVWVVDRGKGTVHKQEVGIGALTKHGLEVLSGLDGGETVVLRGVHHLREGMEVRVMDAGGGWRP from the coding sequence ATGACCATTCCCGTCCGTCTATTCCCTCATCTCATCCTTGTGGTTTTGATATGCACCATGTCGGGCTGCAGCGGCCAGCCGGAATCCGAATCCTCCCCCCGTGCTTCCCGGCCCCGACCGGTGGCGGTCATGACCGTGGCTGAACCGGACGGTGGACAAAAGATCTCCTATTCCGGCCAGATCCAGGCCGGGGTGCAGACCGGGCTCAGCTTTGAGCAGCCGGGAACGATACGGGAGATTGGGGTCCAGAGGGGAGATCGGGTCCAGAGCGGAGAGGTCCTGGCCCGCCTGGATGCCGGGGACTACCGGCGGGCGGTTGCCGATCGCCGGGCCGGGCTGGAGGAGGTCCAAGCCAGGCTGGAGGAGGCCAGGTCCAGCTATGAGCGGGTCAAATCCCTGTTTGAGACCAGAAATGTCAGCCGCAGGGAGCTGGATCAGATCTGGGCGAGGCTCACGGCATTGGAGGCCAGAGAGGAGGCGGCCCGCAACGCCCTGGAGCAGGCCGAGCAGGACCTTGCGGATTGCGTGCTCCGCGCTCCCCTGGCCGGGAGGGTGGCCGAGGTTCCGGCGGAGATCCACCAGACTGTGCAGGCCGGACAGCCGGTGGTGATTGTCAACTCCGGGGATGCCGCCGAGGTCAGCATCAGTGTGCCCGAGGGGGTGATCTCTGAAATCGCAGCCGGAGATCGGGCCGAGGTGCGTCTCGATGCCCTGCCGGACAAGGTTTTCGCCGCCCGGGTGAGTGAGCTCGGGGTCCAGGCCGGGGCCCTGAGCGCCTATCCCGTGGTCCTGGTCCTGGAGGAAGACGATGAACGGATTCGGGCCGGGATGGCCGCCCAGGTTGCTTTGCAGGCCGAAGGCCGGAGGCAGAGGATCAGGGTTCCGGCTCAGGCCGTGGCCGGAGAGGCCGGAGGGTCCAGGTATGTCTGGGTGGTGGACCGCGGGAAAGGGACGGTGCACAAGCAGGAGGTTGGTATCGGGGCCCTGACCAAGCATGGTCTGGAGGTGCTGTCCGGCCTGGACGGCGGCGAAACCGTTGTCCTCCGCGGGGTCCATCATCTGCGGGAAGGGATGGAGGTCAGGGTAATGGATGCCGGCGGGGGATGGAGGCCATGA